A genomic stretch from Enterobacter oligotrophicus includes:
- the tar gene encoding methyl-accepting chemotaxis protein II: MLNRIRVVTMLMMVLVIFALLQLISGGLFFSSLKQNQDSFAASNDLRLQQSELTSTWDLMLQTRINLSRSSARMMMDPNNQQSSAKTDLLKNARTTLADAAKHYDAFKKITPQPAMAQVSANIDEKYNAYFAGLTELVQFLESGNMDAYFAQPTQGMQNALGAALGDYAKASSELYHSAFAESQNDYRFAKWQVAVLALALVIVLVAVWYGIRHILLNPLGRVIAHIRDIASGDLTKTLTVTGRNEITELANSVDHMQRSLIDTVANVREGSDAIYTGTSEIAMGNNDLSSRTEQQASALEETAASMEELTATVKQNADNARQASQLAESASETAQRGGRVVDGVVKTMHEIADSSKKIADIISVIDGIAFQTNILALNAAVEAARAGEQGRGFAVVAGEVRNLASRSANAAKEIKALIEDSVSRVDTGSVLVESAGETMNDIVNAVTRVTDIMGEIASASDEQSRGIDQVALAVSEMDRVTQQNAALVQESATAAAALEDQASRLKMAVSAFRLTSKTTKPVSSRSYNETPSAPVATRTRAVVAGQDDNWETF; the protein is encoded by the coding sequence ATGTTGAACCGTATCCGCGTTGTCACAATGCTCATGATGGTGCTGGTCATTTTCGCACTACTTCAGCTCATCTCCGGCGGGCTTTTTTTCTCGTCTTTAAAACAAAATCAGGACAGTTTCGCCGCGTCGAACGATCTCCGTTTACAGCAAAGTGAACTGACGTCGACGTGGGATCTGATGCTGCAAACGCGTATCAACCTGAGCCGCTCGTCCGCTCGCATGATGATGGACCCGAACAATCAGCAGAGCAGTGCGAAAACGGATCTGTTGAAAAATGCCCGTACCACCCTTGCTGATGCCGCAAAACATTACGACGCCTTTAAAAAGATCACCCCGCAGCCTGCGATGGCGCAGGTGAGCGCCAACATTGATGAAAAATATAACGCCTATTTTGCGGGCCTGACGGAGCTGGTGCAGTTCCTGGAAAGCGGCAATATGGACGCCTATTTTGCGCAGCCAACCCAGGGGATGCAAAACGCCCTCGGCGCGGCGCTGGGTGACTACGCCAAAGCCAGTAGCGAGCTTTATCACTCGGCGTTTGCCGAAAGCCAGAATGACTATCGCTTCGCCAAATGGCAGGTGGCGGTTCTCGCGCTGGCGCTGGTTATCGTGCTGGTGGCCGTCTGGTATGGCATTCGCCATATTCTGCTTAACCCGCTTGGCCGTGTGATTGCCCATATCCGCGATATTGCCAGCGGCGACCTGACCAAAACCCTGACGGTTACCGGGCGTAATGAGATCACGGAGCTGGCAAACAGCGTGGATCATATGCAGCGCTCGTTAATTGATACCGTCGCCAATGTGCGTGAAGGGTCGGATGCTATCTATACCGGCACCAGTGAGATTGCCATGGGTAATAACGATCTCTCCTCGCGCACCGAGCAGCAGGCTTCCGCGCTGGAAGAGACGGCGGCCAGCATGGAAGAACTCACCGCCACCGTGAAGCAGAACGCCGATAACGCTCGCCAGGCTTCGCAACTGGCTGAAAGCGCCTCCGAAACGGCGCAGCGCGGGGGACGTGTGGTCGATGGCGTGGTGAAAACCATGCACGAAATTGCCGACAGCTCGAAAAAAATCGCTGACATCATCAGCGTGATCGACGGCATCGCCTTCCAGACCAATATCCTGGCACTGAACGCGGCGGTAGAAGCGGCGCGTGCCGGTGAGCAGGGACGTGGTTTCGCAGTGGTGGCCGGTGAAGTACGCAACCTTGCCAGCCGCAGTGCCAATGCAGCGAAAGAGATCAAAGCGTTGATTGAAGACTCCGTTTCACGCGTGGATACCGGCTCGGTGCTGGTGGAAAGTGCGGGTGAAACCATGAATGACATCGTGAATGCCGTGACTCGCGTAACGGACATCATGGGTGAAATCGCCTCTGCATCGGATGAGCAGAGTCGGGGTATTGACCAGGTTGCTCTGGCGGTATCGGAAATGGACCGTGTGACACAGCAAAACGCCGCGCTGGTGCAGGAGTCCGCCACGGCGGCCGCTGCGCTGGAAGACCAGGCGAGCCGCCTGAAAATGGCCGTCTCGGCGTTCCGTCTTACTTCCAAAACAACAAAACCGGTCAGCTCGCGTTCATATAACGAGACACCGTCCGCGCCGGTGGCAACACGCACCCGCGCAGTCGTGGCCGGACAAGATGATAACTGGGAAACATTTTGA
- a CDS encoding dicarboxylate/amino acid:cation symporter — MASANKLTLFIVIFMLAGILSGAAIHEYASPDAINAWSDNITLLTDIFLRLIKMVIAPLVFSTLTVGIMKLGETSTIGRVGGKAMVWFISSSVLSILVGLFIVTLEHPGSGLNLAIPAESVDTGLAVGGMTLKGFLTHTIPTSIAGAMANNEILQIVVFSMFFGIGGASLGQKFNAPLVAALDVVSHIMLKVTGYVMYVAPLAIFAAISSVVATQGLGILLNYASFIGGYYVAIVLTCMVLMAVGYMMLKKEVFRLVSMLKDPVLVAFTTSSSEAAYPKTLEQLVRFGCSRNIVSFVLPIGYSFNLVGSMVYCSFASMFIAQAYNIHLSFSEVTVLMLTLMLASKGIAGVPRSALVVLAATIPGFNIPVAGILLLMGIDHFLDMGRSAINVLGNGIATAMLAQNEGLLEEEAELVEQEA; from the coding sequence GTGGCAAGTGCAAACAAACTCACACTCTTCATCGTGATATTCATGCTGGCGGGTATTCTTTCGGGGGCCGCAATTCATGAGTACGCCTCACCGGATGCCATCAACGCCTGGTCTGATAACATCACGCTCCTCACCGACATCTTCCTGCGGTTGATCAAAATGGTCATTGCGCCACTGGTCTTCAGCACCCTGACGGTCGGAATTATGAAACTGGGCGAAACGTCCACCATTGGCCGCGTAGGGGGCAAAGCAATGGTGTGGTTTATCAGCTCATCCGTGCTTTCCATCCTGGTAGGGCTGTTTATCGTCACGCTGGAACATCCGGGCAGCGGGCTGAATCTGGCGATTCCTGCTGAATCGGTGGACACCGGCCTGGCCGTCGGCGGAATGACGCTGAAGGGCTTCCTGACTCATACCATTCCAACCAGCATCGCCGGGGCGATGGCAAATAACGAGATCCTGCAAATTGTGGTGTTCTCAATGTTCTTCGGTATTGGCGGTGCGTCGCTAGGGCAGAAATTCAACGCCCCGCTGGTGGCCGCGCTGGATGTGGTCTCTCACATCATGCTGAAGGTGACCGGTTACGTGATGTATGTTGCGCCGCTGGCTATTTTCGCGGCTATCTCGTCGGTTGTCGCAACCCAGGGGCTGGGCATTCTCCTGAATTACGCCTCTTTCATTGGCGGCTATTATGTCGCGATTGTACTGACCTGCATGGTGCTTATGGCGGTCGGTTACATGATGCTGAAAAAAGAGGTGTTCCGCCTGGTCAGCATGCTGAAAGATCCGGTGCTGGTTGCCTTTACAACCAGCAGTTCTGAAGCGGCTTATCCAAAAACGCTGGAGCAACTGGTGCGCTTTGGCTGCTCACGCAACATCGTGTCGTTCGTGTTGCCGATTGGCTATTCCTTTAACCTGGTCGGCTCCATGGTGTATTGCTCTTTCGCCTCGATGTTTATCGCCCAGGCATACAACATTCATTTGAGCTTTTCGGAAGTGACGGTACTGATGCTAACCCTGATGCTGGCCTCGAAAGGGATTGCCGGTGTGCCACGTTCTGCACTGGTGGTACTGGCAGCAACCATTCCGGGTTTTAATATTCCTGTTGCGGGGATTCTGCTGCTGATGGGGATCGATCACTTCCTGGATATGGGCCGTTCAGCAATTAACGTGCTGGGTAACGGGATTGCAACGGCAATGCTGGCGCAAAACGAAGGGTTGCTTGAAGAAGAAGCTGAACTGGTGGAGCAGGAAGCGTAA
- the cheW gene encoding chemotaxis protein CheW has product MTGMSNVTKLAGEPSGQEFLVFTLGDEEYGIDILKVQEIRGYDQVTRIANTPAFIKGVTNLRGVIVPIVDLRVKFSQGDVEYNDNTVVIVLNLGQRVVGIVVDGVSDVLSLTSDQIRPAPEFAVTLSTEYLTGLGALGERMLILVNIEKLLNSEEMALLDIAASHVA; this is encoded by the coding sequence ATGACCGGTATGAGTAATGTAACGAAACTGGCGGGCGAGCCATCAGGACAGGAATTCCTGGTTTTCACTTTGGGTGACGAAGAGTACGGTATCGACATCCTGAAAGTGCAGGAAATTCGTGGTTATGATCAGGTTACGCGCATTGCTAACACTCCCGCCTTTATCAAAGGTGTGACCAACCTGCGCGGCGTTATTGTGCCCATCGTTGACCTGCGCGTGAAATTCAGCCAGGGCGATGTGGAGTACAACGACAACACCGTGGTGATTGTGCTCAACCTGGGGCAGCGTGTGGTCGGCATCGTCGTTGACGGCGTATCCGATGTGCTGTCGTTAACGTCCGATCAAATCCGTCCGGCACCGGAATTTGCGGTCACGCTGTCGACCGAATACCTGACCGGCCTGGGTGCACTCGGCGAGCGTATGCTGATTCTGGTGAACATTGAGAAGCTGCTGAACAGCGAAGAGATGGCGCTGCTGGATATTGCGGCGAGCCATGTAGCGTAG
- the cheA gene encoding chemotaxis protein CheA, with amino-acid sequence MSMDISDFYQTFFDEADELLADMEQHLLDLVPEAPDSEQLNAIFRAAHSIKGGAGTFGFTILQETTHLMENLLDEARRGEMQLNTDIINLFLETKDIMQEQLDAYKSSAEPDAASFEYICNALRQLALEAKGEVAAAVVPAAKLSVVDAVAAQDAAPAAAPSGKLRVVLSRLKENEVDLLEEELGNLATLSNVVKGKDSLAATLDDGISQDDIIAVLCFVIEADQIAFETETAAVDAPAVVEAEAPEAAAPAVVPAAPVLKAVPKEAAAPGRGEKPAARSSESTSIRVAVEKVDQLINLVGELVITQSMLAQRSNELDPVTHGDLITSMGQLQRNARDLQESVMSIRMMPMEYVFSRFPRLVRDLAGKLNKQIELTLMGSSTELDKSLIERIIDPLTHLVRNSLDHGIELPENRIAAGKSPVGNLILSAEHQGGNICIEVTDDGAGLNRERILAKAISQGMAVNENMTDEEVGMLIFAPGFSTAEQVTDVSGRGVGMDVVKRNIQEMGGHVEIQSKQGSGTTIRILLPLTLAILDGMSVKVADEVFILPLNAVMESLQPREEDLHPLAGGERVLEVRGEYLPLVELWKVFEVDGAKTEATQGIVVILQSAGRRYALLVDQLIGQHQVVVKNLESNYRKVPGISAATILGDGSVALIVDVSALQGLNREQRVAYTAA; translated from the coding sequence GTGAGCATGGATATTAGCGATTTTTACCAGACATTCTTTGATGAAGCCGACGAATTGTTGGCCGATATGGAGCAACACCTGCTGGATCTGGTGCCCGAAGCACCCGATTCAGAGCAACTCAATGCCATCTTCCGTGCGGCGCACTCCATTAAAGGCGGAGCCGGAACCTTTGGCTTTACCATTTTGCAGGAAACCACGCACCTGATGGAGAACCTGCTTGATGAAGCACGACGCGGTGAGATGCAGCTCAATACCGATATTATCAACCTGTTTTTGGAAACCAAAGATATTATGCAGGAACAGCTCGACGCCTATAAAAGCTCGGCAGAGCCTGATGCCGCCAGCTTTGAATACATCTGCAATGCGCTGCGTCAGTTAGCGCTGGAAGCAAAAGGTGAAGTCGCCGCGGCTGTTGTCCCTGCGGCAAAACTGAGCGTGGTCGATGCGGTTGCCGCACAAGACGCTGCGCCAGCGGCTGCACCCTCGGGCAAATTGCGCGTGGTGCTGTCTCGCCTGAAAGAGAACGAAGTTGACCTGCTGGAAGAAGAGCTGGGCAACCTGGCGACGTTAAGCAACGTGGTGAAAGGCAAAGATAGCCTGGCTGCGACGCTTGATGACGGGATCAGCCAGGACGACATCATCGCGGTGCTGTGCTTTGTTATCGAAGCGGATCAGATTGCTTTCGAGACGGAAACCGCGGCCGTTGATGCGCCTGCGGTGGTGGAGGCCGAAGCCCCTGAAGCGGCTGCGCCCGCCGTCGTGCCGGCGGCACCTGTGCTGAAGGCCGTACCGAAAGAGGCGGCCGCGCCTGGTCGCGGCGAAAAGCCGGCGGCGCGCTCCAGTGAATCCACCAGCATTCGCGTGGCGGTTGAGAAGGTTGACCAGCTGATTAACCTGGTGGGCGAACTGGTGATCACCCAGTCGATGCTGGCGCAACGTTCTAACGAACTGGACCCGGTCACCCACGGCGATCTCATCACCAGCATGGGTCAGTTACAACGTAACGCCCGCGATCTGCAGGAATCGGTGATGTCCATCCGTATGATGCCGATGGAATATGTCTTTAGCCGCTTCCCGCGTCTGGTGCGTGACCTGGCCGGTAAGCTGAATAAACAGATTGAACTGACGCTGATGGGCAGCTCTACCGAGCTGGACAAGAGCCTGATCGAACGCATCATCGATCCGTTAACGCACCTGGTGCGTAACAGCCTTGACCACGGGATCGAACTGCCGGAAAACCGTATTGCTGCCGGGAAATCACCGGTCGGCAACCTGATCCTCTCCGCGGAACACCAGGGCGGCAACATCTGCATCGAAGTGACCGATGACGGGGCTGGCCTGAACCGCGAGCGCATTCTGGCGAAAGCCATTTCGCAGGGGATGGCGGTCAATGAAAACATGACTGACGAAGAAGTGGGCATGCTGATCTTCGCGCCGGGTTTCTCCACCGCCGAGCAGGTGACGGACGTTTCCGGGCGTGGCGTAGGGATGGACGTGGTGAAACGTAACATCCAGGAGATGGGCGGCCACGTTGAGATCCAGTCTAAGCAAGGCTCCGGCACGACCATTCGCATCCTGCTGCCGCTGACGCTGGCAATCCTCGACGGTATGTCCGTCAAAGTGGCGGACGAAGTCTTCATTCTACCGCTGAACGCGGTGATGGAATCACTCCAGCCGCGCGAAGAAGATCTGCATCCGCTGGCGGGCGGCGAGCGCGTGCTTGAAGTGCGCGGGGAGTACCTGCCGCTGGTGGAGCTGTGGAAAGTGTTCGAGGTGGACGGCGCGAAAACCGAAGCCACGCAGGGCATCGTTGTGATCCTGCAAAGCGCCGGACGCCGCTATGCGCTGCTGGTGGATCAACTGATTGGTCAGCACCAGGTGGTGGTGAAGAACCTCGAAAGTAACTACCGCAAAGTGCCAGGTATTTCTGCCGCCACCATCCTCGGTGATGGTAGCGTCGCGCTGATCGTCGATGTTTCGGCGCTTCAGGGGTTAAATCGTGAACAACGTGTGGCGTACACAGCCGCCTGA
- the motB gene encoding flagellar motor protein MotB, translating into MKNQSHPIVIVKKRKHKGHGHGAHGSWKIAYADFMTAMMAFFLVMWLISISSPKELIQIAEYFRTPLATAVTGGQRISNSESPIPGGGDDYTQQKGEVKKEPNIDELKKRMEQARLKKLRGDLDQLIEADPKLRALRPHLKIDLVQEGLRIQIIDSQNRPMFKTGSAEVEPYMRDILRAIAPVLNGIPNRISLSGHTDDFPYATGEKGYSNWELSADRANASRRELVAGGLDDGKVLRVVGMAATMRVTDRGPDDAINRRISLLVLNQQAEQAILHENAESQNESLDDLKQPGAVPSAAVPTSPPANPR; encoded by the coding sequence ATGAAAAACCAGTCCCATCCGATCGTCATCGTAAAAAAACGCAAGCACAAGGGGCATGGGCACGGTGCGCATGGCTCCTGGAAGATCGCGTATGCCGATTTTATGACCGCCATGATGGCGTTCTTTCTGGTGATGTGGCTGATCTCCATCTCCAGCCCGAAAGAGCTTATCCAGATTGCGGAATATTTCAGAACGCCGCTGGCCACAGCGGTGACAGGGGGACAACGCATTTCAAACAGCGAGAGTCCCATTCCTGGCGGTGGCGATGATTACACCCAGCAGAAGGGTGAGGTGAAAAAAGAGCCTAACATCGACGAGCTGAAAAAACGGATGGAACAGGCGCGCCTGAAAAAACTGCGTGGTGACCTGGATCAACTGATCGAAGCGGACCCGAAACTGCGCGCGCTGCGCCCGCATCTGAAGATTGACCTCGTGCAGGAAGGTCTGCGTATTCAGATTATCGACAGCCAGAACCGCCCCATGTTTAAAACCGGGAGTGCGGAAGTTGAACCCTATATGCGCGATATTTTGCGCGCGATTGCCCCGGTGCTGAACGGCATTCCTAACCGAATCAGCCTGTCAGGACACACGGATGATTTCCCGTATGCCACGGGTGAGAAGGGATACAGCAACTGGGAACTTTCTGCCGATCGTGCCAACGCCTCGCGTCGCGAGCTGGTGGCGGGTGGGCTTGATGATGGCAAGGTACTGCGCGTGGTCGGCATGGCAGCAACCATGCGTGTCACCGACCGCGGGCCGGATGACGCCATCAACCGTCGTATCAGTCTTTTAGTGCTGAACCAGCAGGCGGAGCAGGCCATCCTGCATGAAAACGCCGAAAGTCAGAATGAGTCACTGGACGATTTAAAACAGCCTGGGGCCGTTCCTTCGGCTGCCGTTCCAACATCGCCACCAGCCAATCCGAGGTGA